In Solidesulfovibrio carbinoliphilus subsp. oakridgensis, the sequence GGCTACGGCATCAACCGGACCCAGGTCATGTACAACGATTTCGTCCTGGTCGGCCCGGCCGCCGATCCGGCCAAGATCAAGGGCAAGACCACGGCCGAGGGGCTAACCGCCATCGCCGGGGCCAAGGCCTCGTTCGTCAGCCGGGGCGACGATTCCGGCACCCACAAGATGGAGCAGTCCCTGTGGAAGGTCGCGAACCTGCCCCTGCCGGACAAGGAGTCCTGGTACGCCTCGGCCGGGCAGGGCATGCTGGCCACGCTGACCATGGCCGGCGAGCGCGGGGCCTACACCCTGGTCGACCGCGGCACCTACATCGCCTACGAGGACCAGGCCAAGGGCAAGCCGGCCCTGGTCGTGCTGGTCGAGGGCGACAAGCCGCTTCTGAACCAGTACAGCGTCCTCTCGGTCAATCCCGAGAAGTGCAAGGCCGTCAAGTTCGAGGCGGCCGAAACGTTCCGCAAGTGGCTGGCCTCGGCCAAGGGGCAGCAGGTTGTCGGCGCCTTCACGCTCAAGGGCAAGCCGCTTTTCACGCCTAACGCCGCCAAGCCGTAACGGCGCATGCCAGCGTCCGGCCGGCCGCTTTCGCCTGGGCCGGCCGGACCGCCAAAGACACCCATGGACTATATCCTAGGCGGTTTGTATCAGGCGTTCGTGCTGCTGTTGCACGGCGATCCGGAAACCTTTTCCGCGGTCTGGACCACGCTGGCCACCACCTTCGAGGCCATGGCCGCGACGCTTGCGCTCGGGGCCCCGGCCGGGTTCCTGCTCGGGTATGCCGACTTTCCGGGCAAGCGGGCGGTGCGGCTTTGCGTGGAGACCTTTTTGTCCTTCCCGACGGTCGTCATCGGCCTCGTGGTCTACGCCCTGATCTCCAGGCGGGGGCCGCTCGGAGACTGGGGGCTTCTCTTCACGGTCCCGGGCATGGCCGTCGGCCTCACCATCCTCGGGCTCCCCATCGTCATCGCCCTGACCGCCCAGGCCGTGGAAAGCCTGGACGCCAGGCTGCGGCCGACGCTTTTGACGCTCGGGGCCAGGCCGCGCCACGTCTTCTTCGCCACCCTGTCCGAGGCCCGCTTCGGCATGCTCCTGGCCACCACCGCCGCCTTCGGCCGCATCGTCTCGGAGATCGGCATTTCCATGATGCTTGGCGGCAACATCAAGTGGGACACCCGCACCATCACCACGGCCATCGCCCTTGAGACCGGCAAGGGCGAGTTCGCCACCGGCATCGCGCTTGGCATGGTGCTCATGGCCATCGCCTTCCTGGTCAACCTGGCCGCCACGGCCTTTCGCCGGAGGTCGGCCGCATGACCGCCCTCTACGAACTCACGGACGTGACGCAACGCTACGGCGGCCGGCAGGTGCTGCGCATCCCCGCACTGTCCATCGCCCCGGGCACCATCACCTGCCTGGCCGGCCCCAACGGCGGCGGCAAGAGCACGCTTTTGCGCCTGCTCGCCTTTCTCGAAGCCCCGGCCGGGGGAACCATCCGCTACCAGGGCCGGGAGACGGCCGGCCGGGAATTCGACCTGCGCGGGGAAGTCACCTATTTCCCCCAGGAACCGTATCTGCTCAAGCGCTCGGTCCGGGCCAACGTGGGCTACGGGCTGGCCATCCGGGGCGTGCCGGACGCCCGGGCCCGGGTGGACGCGGCGCTCGTCGCCGTGGGCCTCGATCCGGCCCGTTTCGGCGGCCGGCTGTGGCACCAGCTGTCCGGGGGCGAGGTCAAACGGGTGGCCCTGGCCGCCCGGCTGGCCCTGCGGCCCCGGGTGCTCTTGCTCGACGAGCCCACGGCCAACCTGGACCGCGACAGCGCGGAGCTGGTGCGCCAGGCCGTGGTCGCGGCCCGGGAGGAGCATGGCACGACCCTTGTGGTCAGCGGCCACGACCATCCCTGGCTGCGGGCCATCCAGGACGACATGCTGTGGCTGCGCGACGGCGCGCTGGCCGCCCCGCCGGCGGGCGAGTGGGACAGGGGGCCCGGGCGCCGGGCCGCCGCAACCGACAGCCAAGGGAGAGAAAAACCATGAAAGGCGTGCAGATTCTCGGATTCAAGAAATCCGGCAAGACCACCCTGTGCGAGGACCTGCTGCGGCGGTTCGCCCAAAAGGGCCTGGCCGCCTGCGCGCTCAAGTGCACGCACAACCCGGGCCTGGACAAGGAAGACACGGACACGGACCGGTTCTTGCCCCACTGCCGGGCCGTGGGGGCCATTGCCGGGCAGGAGAGCGCCATCTTCTGGCAGGGGCAGCGCGACGTGGCCGACATGGTATCGCTTTTGGCCGGCGATGTCCTGGTCATGGAAGGCGGCCGCGAGCACGCCCTGGCTCCCCGGGTCCTGGTGCTTCACGATGCGGCCGAGGCGGAAAAGCTGTCGGACCCGGGGCTGGTCCTGGCCGTCTTCGGCCCGGTGGCCGTGCCCGGGCTGCCCCACATGACCGACGTGGACGCCCTGGCCGAGTTGGTCCTGGAGCGGGGCTTCGTGCTGCCGGGCCTGGACTGCGGGGCCTGCGGCCGCGAGGACTGCGGGACGCTCGCCGCCGACATCCTGGCCGGCCGGGCGACCGTTGCCGACTGCGCCACCCGGGCCGCCGCCATGACCGTCACCGTCGGCGACCGGTCCCTGGAACTCAACCCCTTTGTGGAACGCATCCTGCGGTCCGGCATCCGGGGCCTGCTGTCCGAACTGAAGGGCTTTTCCCCGGGCCCGATCACCATCCGCATCGGCTGACCCCGGGTCGCCGGCGGGTGGGGAGGCGTCGCCGGCCAGTCGGGAATCGGCTGGCCGGCGGCGTCCCGATCCGCCCGGGCTTTTCCCGCGTGCGCCGGAAAGGCGTATTGTCTTCACCGGATATCGCGGGTATGGGGGATGAGACCGCATTTGTTTCCCGGAGGAGCCGCATGAGCGCCAAGGACGTCGTCGACACCCTCACGGTCCTGAGCGCCGGCGCTTCGGATGACCCCTCCGTGCTCGACCGGCATGTGCTCGAGGCCGTGGCCCGGCGCATCCACAAGAAGATGGACGACTACGAGGCTTACAGCTTCACGGCCCTCCAGAGCATCTCGCTCAACATCTTTTTCGACCTGGCCCAGGAGTTCCCGACCGTCGAACACCTGTATGCCGTGTGCCTGCTCATTCCGAAGATGTTTTTCGACATGGAGTGCAACCTCTATGTCCTGGACAACAAAAGCGGGGCCATCCGGCGCTGCGCCTACCGGTGCCTGGACGCCGACGCCGGGGAGCTGGCCGATCTGCCCTTTCCCCAGAAGACCGTGATCCGCGAGGACCGGCTCCTTATTCCCATCAAGGGCAACCACGAGCTCATTTCCCAACTGCCGTTCACGCCCCGCGAGGATGTCTTCGGCATGCTGGAGATCTTTCCGGTCAGCCGGCTGACCGAGCACGACCGGCTCTTTTTCGAACGCTACGCCAACCGGTTCGGCTACCAGCTCCACAACCGCATCCTGGCCAACAAGAACAAGGAGCACCTGCAGTTCATCCGCAGCCTGGTGAAAGACATCGGGCACAACGTCATTGTCCCCAACATCTATTTCAAGCTCTACTACAAGCGGCTGCGCTCCAAGATCGACCTGCTGAAATTTTTCGAGTGGAAGCTCAAGCAGACTTTCGAGGGCGAGACGCCGCCCGGCGAGGCGTTAAGTCCCGCCCACGACAAGCTCCTGCGGGATCTCGGCTATATCCATGAAGGCCTCATGGACCAGTACCGCCAGATCCTCACCCACTACGAGCAGACGAGCCTCTTTCTGGAGACGCTCCTGCGGCGGTCGCACTTCGAGGAAGGCCGGTACGTGCTGGAAAAGCGGGCCTGCAACTTCAAGAAGCAGGTCATCGACCTGCAGCTCGAACGCTACCGGCCCCGGTTCGAGGAGCGGGGCATCGAGATCGACACCTCCCTGGGCGGGGTGCCGGACCAGGAGATCGAGGTGGTGGTGGACATAGGGCTCGTCAGCCAGGTCTACGCCAACCTTTTTTCCAATGCCGTCAAGTACACCCGCGAGGTGACCGACGCCACCGGCCGCAAGCGGCGGTTCATCTCCTTTGGCTGGGAGCGCAAGGAAAATTTCTTCGGCCCGGGCCGCGACGGCATAAAGCTCAACGTCTTCACGTCCGGCCCGCCCATCCCGCCGGAAACCGCCGCCCACCTCTTCGAGGAGGGCGTCCGGGGCGAGAACGCCTCGGGCGAATACGGCACCGGCCACGGCCTCTACTTCATCCGCGAAGTGGTCCGCCTGCACGGCGGGGTCGAAGGCTACGAAGCCACGTCGCTTGGCAACAACTTCTTCTTTATCCTGCCCATGGACCCGGTGTTGTAAGAAGGAAGATGCCTCCGGCGGCCAGGAGAGGCTCTGCCTCTCCTGGACCTCTCCGCCGGGGGGCGTCACACCCCCCCGGACCCCCTGGAAAGGGGAGGGGGCGCCTTCGCGGGACCGCGAACGTCCGTCCCGTCGTTTCGAAGGGGGTGCGGGGGAAACGCTTTTTAAAAGCGTTTCCCCCGCGTCTTTGCTTTGGGCCGCGAGCGCCTTCCCCGCCACAGCCGCAGCATGGTCGCGCCGTTGACCACGGCGATGATCGATTCGAGCAGCGTTCCCCCGATCGAGCCCGACAGGATATTGTTGGCCAGCCAGCACAGCGTGGCCAGGAAGAGCACGGCCCGCATGCCGATGCCGGTCAGGAAAAAGACCGCCACCGTGCCGCACACCCCGGCCGCGATGGAAAACCAGCTCATGGCCGAGGTGGCGAGCGCCGCGCCGAGCCCGATGTTGGAGACCAGGAAAAAGGCCGCCACCCAGGGGGAGCGGGTTTTGAGCGAGGCGAACATGCGAAGCGTCGACAGCCCGGCCGAGAGCGAGGCCGCGTTGTTGCCGAGCAGGTAGAAGTGCAGGGTGTAGACGGCGCATTCGGTGGCGACCAGGAGCTTGAGCCGCCAGTCGATGCGCTGGGCAAAGGCCGCCACGCCAAGCACGAAGGCGACGTAGCCGACAAGTTGGGCAGGGGAGGTGAAATCCATTTTTTTCTTTTTTTAAGGGCGGGTGCGGCTTTTCCCCGGGTCGGGGGAGGCGTGACGGAAAAAAGAGCGCGCCCCGGCGGTGCGCTCTTGGGTGGGATAGTCCCGGGGGCGGGGCGTGGCAAGCCTTTACGGCATGGGGAGCGGTCCGGGGCTAGAGCCAGTATTCGGGATAGCGCCGGCCACGGGCCAGGTTGTTGGCGAGAAGGGCCACGACCAGCATGACGGCCGCGCCGCTTAACGCCGGCATAAGGACGTAGAGGTAGCCGAGGGCCGCCAGCTTCGGGCCGCCGGTCACGGCAATGAGGGCCGTGGCCCCGCCCGGCGGATGGAGGGTCTTGGTCGCGTGCATGAGGGCGATGGCCCCGGCCACGGCCAGGGCGCAGACCAGCCAGGCCGGACCCGGCACGGCCAGCCGGACCGTGACCCCGAAAAGGGCGGACAGGACATGCCCGCCGAGCAGGTTTCTCGGCTGGGCCAGCGGGCTTTTGGGCGCGCCGTATAGCAGCACGGCCGAGGCCCCGAACGAGCCGATCAGCATGGACAGCCCGGCCGGATCGGCCACGGCCTGGTGCAGCCAGGCCACGGCCCCGATGCCGCCAAAGGCCCCCGCGAACGACCAGACGATTTCCGACCAGCCGACCCGGGGCGGACTCTGGCCCGCGCCGCGCATCTTTTGGAAAAAGTTCATGCCGGACACCCCGCGCTTTCGCCGGTCCCGCCGAGGATGCCCCGGCAGGACCGGACCACGTCGCCCCGGCTGACGATGCCAACGAGCCGGCCGCCGGCATCGAGGACAGGCAGCCGGTTGACCTGCCGTTCGGCCATGAGGGCCGCCGCCTCGGACCGGGGCCTGTCCGGGCCGACGGTCAGGGCCGGGGCGGTCATGACCTCGGCCACCCGGGTGTCGCCGCGTCCCGAAACGGCCGGAGCCTGGCAGGCGTCCGGATCGAGGAGCCGGGCGAGCAGGGCGGCCGGCCGGGCCGCGGCGTCGAGGCCGAGCAGGCCGAGCAGGTCCTTGGTGGACAGGACCCCGACCACGGCCGGACCGTCCGTGACCGGCAGGCCCGACACGCCGGCCCGGGCCATGGCCCTTGCCGCCTCGAGCACGGTGCGGCCGGGGCCGGTCGTCACCACGTCGCGGGTCATGATGTCGGCGACCGGCAGATCGCGGGCCAGCCGGGCCGCGGCATGGGCGTAGGCCAGCCGGTAGAGGGCCAGGGCGTCGGCCGGGGACACGTCGATGTAGCCGCCGATGTGGCGCATGGCGTCGAGGATGTCCTCGACGGCGAGGGCGTCCGGGCCGACGGCCCGGGGGTGTTCGTGAGCCATGGTCGTTCCTCCTGCGGGCAGCCTGCCCGAATCCGGACGTGCCCAGGTATGACCTAAGTCAAAAACCGAATCATGCCCATGGCGTCCCTCCCTCTCCCTCCTGCCGACAACCGCATCCGCCCCAACAAACGAAAAGGGGACGGACAATCGCCCGTCCCCTTGTTTCGAAGGAGGGTGTGGGAGGAAACGCTTTTCAAAAGCGTTTCCTCCCACGTCTTTTCTTCTCTTAAATAGCCGCGTCGCCGGATTCGCCGGTGCGGATGCGGACCACGCCTTCGAGCGGGTAGATGAAGATCTTGCCGTCGCCGATGTTGCCGGTGTTGGCCGTGTCGCGGATGGCGGTCACGGCTTTTTCGGCCAGGCTGTCGGAGACCACGACTTCGAGTTTGACCTTGGCGTTGAACTGCACCTGGTACTCGATGCCGCGATAGGCCTCGACGTGGCCTTTCTGGCGGCCGTAGCCGCGGACCTCGGTGACGGTCAGGCCGTGGATGCCGAGCTTGTCCAGGGCGTCTTTGACTTCGTCGAGCTTGAACGGCTTGATGATGGCTTCGATTTTTTTCATGGCATCCCCCGCGTGTTATCGGTGCGTTTTCTGCAGGACGAATTCCGGGTAGGCGGACACGGCCACTTCGTGCTGGTCCAGGCCTTCGAGTTCGTGCTCGGGCTTTACACGAAGCGGGATGACGAGGTCCAGGACCTTGAAGAAGGCGTACATGACGATGAAGACAAAGACGAAGTTGGTGCAGATGCCGAGGATCTGGGCCATGAGCTGGCCGCCGTCGCCGTAGAAGAGGCCTTTGACCGTGCCGGTCACGCCGTTTAACCCGTCGCCGTAGGTGCCGTCGGCGAAAAGGCCGACCGAGAGCACGCCGAAGGCGCCGTTGACGCCGTGGACCGAGATGGCGCCGACCGGGTCGTCAATCTTGAGCGTGCGTTCGACGAAGAAGACGCTGAGGCAAAGGAGCACGCCGGCGATGGCGCCGATGATGACGGCCGAAACGGAGTTGACGAAGGCGCAGGGGGCGGTGATGGCGACCAGACCGGCCAGCAGGCCGTTGGCGACCATGGAGATGTCGGGCTTGCCGTAGAAGGTCCACATGTAGAGCATGGCGCTAAAGGCGCCGGCGGCCGAGGCCAGCATGGTGTTGGTGGCCACGACGCCGATGCGCAGGTCCGTGCCGGCGAGCGTCGAGCCGGCGTTGAAGCCGAACCAGCCGAAGGCCAGGATGAAGCAGCCGGCCACGGCCATGGGGATGTGGTGTCCGGGAATGGCCACCGGAGTGCCGTCCTCGCGGAACTTGCCAAGCCGGGGTCCGAGCACGATGCCGCCGGCCAGGGCGGCCACGCCGCCGGTCATGTGGACGACCGAGGAGCCGGCGAAGTCGACCACTCCGTGGCCCAGGGCGTAGAACTTGCCGAGGCAGGACAGGAAGCCGCCGCCCCAGACCCAGTTGGCGTACAGGGGATAGACGAACATGGAGATGAAAAAGGCGTAGACGACGAAGGACTTGAAGGTCCAGCGTTCGGCCATGGTGCCGGTCGGGATGGTGGCGGTGGTGTCCATGAAGACCATCTGGAACAGGAACACCGAGAAGACGACCGCGTCGTAGGACACGCCGGAGAGGAAAAAGCCGGTGGTGCCGAAGAGGCCGAAGTCGTTGCCGCCGATCGTGATGGTGAACTCGTTGGCCAGGACCTGGGCCCCGCCG encodes:
- a CDS encoding ABC transporter permease, which codes for MDYILGGLYQAFVLLLHGDPETFSAVWTTLATTFEAMAATLALGAPAGFLLGYADFPGKRAVRLCVETFLSFPTVVIGLVVYALISRRGPLGDWGLLFTVPGMAVGLTILGLPIVIALTAQAVESLDARLRPTLLTLGARPRHVFFATLSEARFGMLLATTAAFGRIVSEIGISMMLGGNIKWDTRTITTAIALETGKGEFATGIALGMVLMAIAFLVNLAATAFRRRSAA
- a CDS encoding sensor histidine kinase, producing the protein MSAKDVVDTLTVLSAGASDDPSVLDRHVLEAVARRIHKKMDDYEAYSFTALQSISLNIFFDLAQEFPTVEHLYAVCLLIPKMFFDMECNLYVLDNKSGAIRRCAYRCLDADAGELADLPFPQKTVIREDRLLIPIKGNHELISQLPFTPREDVFGMLEIFPVSRLTEHDRLFFERYANRFGYQLHNRILANKNKEHLQFIRSLVKDIGHNVIVPNIYFKLYYKRLRSKIDLLKFFEWKLKQTFEGETPPGEALSPAHDKLLRDLGYIHEGLMDQYRQILTHYEQTSLFLETLLRRSHFEEGRYVLEKRACNFKKQVIDLQLERYRPRFEERGIEIDTSLGGVPDQEIEVVVDIGLVSQVYANLFSNAVKYTREVTDATGRKRRFISFGWERKENFFGPGRDGIKLNVFTSGPPIPPETAAHLFEEGVRGENASGEYGTGHGLYFIREVVRLHGGVEGYEATSLGNNFFFILPMDPVL
- a CDS encoding YgjV family protein, which codes for MDFTSPAQLVGYVAFVLGVAAFAQRIDWRLKLLVATECAVYTLHFYLLGNNAASLSAGLSTLRMFASLKTRSPWVAAFFLVSNIGLGAALATSAMSWFSIAAGVCGTVAVFFLTGIGMRAVLFLATLCWLANNILSGSIGGTLLESIIAVVNGATMLRLWRGRRSRPKAKTRGKRF
- a CDS encoding CBS domain-containing protein; the encoded protein is MAHEHPRAVGPDALAVEDILDAMRHIGGYIDVSPADALALYRLAYAHAAARLARDLPVADIMTRDVVTTGPGRTVLEAARAMARAGVSGLPVTDGPAVVGVLSTKDLLGLLGLDAAARPAALLARLLDPDACQAPAVSGRGDTRVAEVMTAPALTVGPDRPRSEAAALMAERQVNRLPVLDAGGRLVGIVSRGDVVRSCRGILGGTGESAGCPA
- a CDS encoding P-II family nitrogen regulator, encoding MKKIEAIIKPFKLDEVKDALDKLGIHGLTVTEVRGYGRQKGHVEAYRGIEYQVQFNAKVKLEVVVSDSLAEKAVTAIRDTANTGNIGDGKIFIYPLEGVVRIRTGESGDAAI
- a CDS encoding substrate-binding domain-containing protein, coding for MRLKTTQWLLLGLALVFVCAGPAAAATAKDEVLMMATTTSTDDTGLLPVMAEAFKKDTGIELKWVAVGTGKALEHGKNCDVDVLLVHAPGAEKKFVEEGYGINRTQVMYNDFVLVGPAADPAKIKGKTTAEGLTAIAGAKASFVSRGDDSGTHKMEQSLWKVANLPLPDKESWYASAGQGMLATLTMAGERGAYTLVDRGTYIAYEDQAKGKPALVVLVEGDKPLLNQYSVLSVNPEKCKAVKFEAAETFRKWLASAKGQQVVGAFTLKGKPLFTPNAAKP
- a CDS encoding HPP family protein; translated protein: MNFFQKMRGAGQSPPRVGWSEIVWSFAGAFGGIGAVAWLHQAVADPAGLSMLIGSFGASAVLLYGAPKSPLAQPRNLLGGHVLSALFGVTVRLAVPGPAWLVCALAVAGAIALMHATKTLHPPGGATALIAVTGGPKLAALGYLYVLMPALSGAAVMLVVALLANNLARGRRYPEYWL
- a CDS encoding ammonium transporter, with amino-acid sequence MRKNISVLLLALFLTILAVPLAASADDAAPVPDPSGASIGTAADVVGATAGAPTKEDMETLSAKEPLAAKLADVVGHNRISINMVWTLICGFLVMFMQAGFALAETGFTRAKNAGHTMAMNMMVYGIGMLGYWICGFALQMGGVGGVASLGGAQVLANEFTITIGGNDFGLFGTTGFFLSGVSYDAVVFSVFLFQMVFMDTTATIPTGTMAERWTFKSFVVYAFFISMFVYPLYANWVWGGGFLSCLGKFYALGHGVVDFAGSSVVHMTGGVAALAGGIVLGPRLGKFREDGTPVAIPGHHIPMAVAGCFILAFGWFGFNAGSTLAGTDLRIGVVATNTMLASAAGAFSAMLYMWTFYGKPDISMVANGLLAGLVAITAPCAFVNSVSAVIIGAIAGVLLCLSVFFVERTLKIDDPVGAISVHGVNGAFGVLSVGLFADGTYGDGLNGVTGTVKGLFYGDGGQLMAQILGICTNFVFVFIVMYAFFKVLDLVIPLRVKPEHELEGLDQHEVAVSAYPEFVLQKTHR
- a CDS encoding energy-coupling factor ABC transporter ATP-binding protein produces the protein MTALYELTDVTQRYGGRQVLRIPALSIAPGTITCLAGPNGGGKSTLLRLLAFLEAPAGGTIRYQGRETAGREFDLRGEVTYFPQEPYLLKRSVRANVGYGLAIRGVPDARARVDAALVAVGLDPARFGGRLWHQLSGGEVKRVALAARLALRPRVLLLDEPTANLDRDSAELVRQAVVAAREEHGTTLVVSGHDHPWLRAIQDDMLWLRDGALAAPPAGEWDRGPGRRAAATDSQGREKP
- a CDS encoding molybdopterin-guanine dinucleotide biosynthesis protein MobB → MKGVQILGFKKSGKTTLCEDLLRRFAQKGLAACALKCTHNPGLDKEDTDTDRFLPHCRAVGAIAGQESAIFWQGQRDVADMVSLLAGDVLVMEGGREHALAPRVLVLHDAAEAEKLSDPGLVLAVFGPVAVPGLPHMTDVDALAELVLERGFVLPGLDCGACGREDCGTLAADILAGRATVADCATRAAAMTVTVGDRSLELNPFVERILRSGIRGLLSELKGFSPGPITIRIG